One genomic segment of Bacillus sp. 2205SS5-2 includes these proteins:
- the queC gene encoding 7-cyano-7-deazaguanine synthase QueC: protein MKNEKAIVVFSGGQDSTTCLFWALERFKQVEAITFNYGQRHALELEVAADITAKLNVPHHVLDMGLLNQLAPSALTRHDQEISETEGELPSTFVPGRNLVFLSFAAILAKQVGGKHIITGVCETDFSGYPDCRDVFIKSLNVSLNLSMDDQFVIHTPLMWLNKAETWELADQLNAFEYVREHTLTCYNGVIGDGCGDCPACFLRRRGLEEYLVRKEGTK from the coding sequence ATGAAAAATGAAAAAGCAATTGTTGTTTTTAGTGGTGGACAAGATAGTACGACTTGTTTATTTTGGGCGCTGGAACGCTTCAAACAAGTTGAAGCGATTACGTTTAATTATGGTCAGCGTCATGCACTTGAATTAGAAGTAGCTGCAGACATTACTGCCAAATTAAATGTACCCCATCATGTTTTAGATATGGGGTTATTAAACCAACTGGCTCCGAGTGCCCTCACTCGTCATGATCAAGAAATATCGGAAACTGAAGGAGAACTGCCTTCTACTTTTGTTCCAGGTAGGAATTTAGTGTTTCTATCATTTGCTGCTATTTTAGCAAAACAAGTTGGAGGGAAGCATATCATCACGGGTGTATGTGAAACCGACTTTAGCGGTTATCCGGATTGTCGCGATGTCTTTATTAAATCACTAAATGTATCATTGAATTTATCAATGGATGATCAGTTTGTTATTCATACGCCATTAATGTGGCTCAATAAAGCGGAGACATGGGAGCTTGCTGATCAATTAAATGCATTTGAGTATGTTCGTGAACATACGTTAACGTGCTACAATGGAGTGATTGGCGACGGCTGTGGAGACTGCCCTGCCTGCTTTCTTCGTAGACGTGGATTAGAAGAATACCTCGTTCGAAAAGAGGGAACAAAATGA
- the queD gene encoding 6-carboxytetrahydropterin synthase QueD — translation MIQQIYPAPLHDYRYELNKDFQFAAAHFIPHEEAGECQQIHGHTYFANITIVGNELNETGFLINFQQIKKIIHNRFDHRILNEDPLFSKEKANYFPTTEVVARTIWELIQSHLDTLPTQSKCAQVFLRETPTSYCIYRPQKEFLQS, via the coding sequence ATGATCCAGCAAATCTATCCAGCACCCCTTCATGATTATCGATATGAATTAAATAAAGACTTCCAATTTGCTGCTGCCCATTTTATACCTCATGAGGAAGCAGGTGAGTGTCAACAAATACACGGTCATACGTATTTTGCTAACATCACTATTGTTGGAAATGAGTTAAATGAAACTGGTTTTTTAATAAATTTTCAACAAATCAAAAAAATTATTCATAACCGTTTTGATCATCGAATCCTGAACGAAGATCCATTATTTTCCAAAGAAAAAGCTAATTATTTTCCAACGACAGAAGTTGTAGCACGAACGATCTGGGAGTTGATTCAATCTCACCTAGATACCTTGCCTACTCAATCTAAATGTGCACAAGTTTTCTTAAGAGAAACACCAACGAGTTATTGCATCTATCGTCCGCAAAAGGAGTTTTTGCAATCATGA
- the queE gene encoding 7-carboxy-7-deazaguanine synthase QueE, translating into MKKFPILEVFGPTIQGEGMVIGQKTMFIRTAGCDYACDWCDSAFTWDGSGKEDIRMMTAVEIWEELHRIGGHHFSHVTISGGNPALLPHLGELLEIFKDNGITSALETQGSRWQDWFLQIDELTISPKPPSSKMRVNIEVLDEILVTLQRENVNTSLKVVIFDLEDLQFATGIHQKYPKIPFFIQTGNRSITEADNQKLIAELMQNYQWLIDQVMKSTQLNDVRVLPQLHTYVWGNKRGV; encoded by the coding sequence ATGAAAAAATTCCCGATTCTAGAAGTGTTTGGACCAACTATTCAAGGAGAAGGTATGGTAATTGGACAAAAGACGATGTTTATTCGGACAGCGGGTTGTGATTATGCTTGCGACTGGTGTGACTCTGCATTTACTTGGGATGGAAGTGGCAAAGAAGATATACGTATGATGACAGCCGTCGAAATTTGGGAAGAGCTTCATCGCATAGGTGGACATCATTTTTCTCATGTAACGATTTCGGGTGGGAACCCAGCCTTACTCCCGCACCTGGGCGAATTACTAGAAATTTTCAAAGATAACGGTATTACTTCAGCACTTGAAACTCAAGGGAGTCGGTGGCAAGATTGGTTTCTTCAAATTGATGAATTAACCATTTCTCCGAAACCGCCGAGCTCTAAAATGAGGGTGAATATCGAGGTCTTAGATGAAATTTTGGTGACTTTACAAAGAGAGAATGTCAATACGAGCTTAAAAGTAGTTATATTTGATCTTGAAGATTTGCAATTTGCAACCGGAATTCATCAAAAGTATCCAAAAATCCCATTTTTTATACAAACTGGAAATCGATCTATTACAGAGGCGGATAATCAAAAATTAATAGCGGAACTTATGCAAAATTATCAGTGGTTAATAGATCAAGTCATGAAGTCCACACAATTAAATGATGTACGAGTGCTACCTCAGTTACATACATATGTATGGGGTAACAAGCGTGGAGTATAA
- a CDS encoding 5-oxoprolinase subunit PxpA encodes MKKIDLNCDLAEGFDHDEEMMKYISSANIACGFHAGNAQLMKEAVELSLKNSVKIGAHPGLPDKENFGRKKTPLSPNDLFTIVHTQIDALSCIAKSKGAKLYHVKAHGALYHMINEDSELAVAFCQSVKEFDDELIVYGFHNSPLLEICKVHGIQYRKEIFADRTYTSRGYLTPRNETSATIVDKEQALQQIISIIKEQKVITPNGTEILVEGDTVCLHGDHPHAPLFAKFIHDRLIKMAISIG; translated from the coding sequence ATGAAGAAAATCGATTTAAATTGTGATTTAGCAGAAGGATTCGATCATGATGAAGAAATGATGAAATACATTTCCTCTGCAAATATTGCATGTGGATTTCATGCAGGAAATGCCCAACTAATGAAAGAAGCTGTAGAGCTATCTTTAAAAAACTCAGTTAAAATCGGTGCACATCCTGGTCTACCTGATAAGGAAAACTTCGGGAGAAAAAAAACCCCGCTCTCTCCGAATGATTTATTTACTATCGTCCACACTCAAATAGATGCCCTCAGTTGTATTGCAAAAAGTAAAGGTGCTAAGCTTTATCATGTCAAAGCACATGGTGCCCTCTATCATATGATTAATGAAGATTCAGAACTAGCAGTAGCCTTTTGCCAAAGTGTAAAAGAATTTGATGATGAACTGATTGTTTATGGTTTTCATAATAGTCCCTTGCTTGAGATCTGCAAGGTCCATGGAATTCAATACCGAAAGGAAATCTTTGCTGATCGTACTTATACTTCAAGAGGATACTTGACTCCTCGAAACGAAACTTCTGCCACTATTGTTGACAAAGAACAGGCCTTACAACAAATTATTTCAATTATTAAAGAACAAAAAGTCATCACACCTAACGGAACTGAAATTTTGGTAGAAGGGGATACCGTTTGTCTGCATGGCGATCACCCTCATGCACCATTATTTGCTAAATTTATTCATGATCGTTTAATAAAAATGGCTATATCAATCGGATAA
- a CDS encoding biotin-dependent carboxyltransferase family protein translates to MSLTINKSGFMTTVQDLGRVGYRKYGVPRSGAMDTWALELANITLGNPKDSACLEITLIGPTIEFNQNTLICICGGKFSATLNQQSLWNGKIYPVSKGDILKMDRAFTGCRAYIAVKGGIQIQQVLKSSSTYMTSGFGGLHGRSLQPGDTLFFQPCSEKRSKWRLSSSLFHYLGTAELRLIRGNHFDDFSTSSQIQLFTSQFQVTSDSNRMGYRLNGDSLHLKQENHYSTEGITIGSIQVPPSGEPIVLMSDAQTTGGYPKIAHIVSADLRILAQKKPHDLLTFIEVDWEEAFKINQELQLEQKLVTSSIHRKKEIFK, encoded by the coding sequence ATGAGCTTAACAATTAATAAGTCTGGCTTTATGACAACTGTTCAAGATTTGGGCCGGGTGGGATATCGAAAATACGGTGTTCCAAGGAGCGGTGCAATGGATACATGGGCTCTTGAATTGGCAAATATTACACTTGGGAATCCAAAAGATAGCGCCTGTTTAGAAATCACACTAATAGGACCAACGATTGAATTCAACCAAAACACCTTAATCTGTATTTGTGGTGGAAAATTCTCAGCCACTTTAAATCAGCAATCCCTTTGGAACGGAAAAATTTATCCTGTTTCTAAGGGAGATATCTTAAAAATGGACAGGGCCTTCACTGGCTGCAGGGCATATATTGCGGTAAAAGGAGGAATTCAAATACAACAAGTTTTGAAAAGTAGTAGCACATATATGACTTCAGGGTTTGGTGGATTACATGGCAGATCCTTGCAACCAGGAGATACATTATTCTTTCAGCCCTGTTCCGAAAAACGCTCTAAATGGCGGTTATCTTCCAGTTTATTTCACTATTTAGGCACTGCTGAACTTAGGCTGATACGCGGCAACCACTTTGATGACTTTTCAACATCCTCACAAATTCAATTATTTACATCCCAGTTTCAGGTTACCTCAGACTCCAATCGGATGGGTTATCGTCTCAACGGAGATTCACTCCATCTCAAACAAGAGAATCACTACTCAACGGAAGGTATCACGATTGGTTCAATTCAGGTTCCACCTAGCGGAGAGCCAATCGTGCTCATGAGTGACGCACAAACGACGGGTGGTTATCCTAAGATTGCACATATTGTGTCGGCTGACTTACGTATATTAGCTCAAAAAAAGCCACATGATTTACTCACTTTTATCGAAGTGGATTGGGAAGAGGCGTTTAAAATAAATCAGGAACTCCAATTAGAACAAAAGTTGGTTACTTCATCTATTCACAGGAAAAAGGAGATATTCAAATGA
- the pxpB gene encoding 5-oxoprolinase subunit PxpB: protein MTTYRIDFMGDSAIIIQLHAEFKQIFSLIRHVTRVIENTLGDEILDIVPAYQSITLYYPPLTLYREKLLEIDHLVKMALQHNSSTSSPSRTLQIPVCYEEKYAIDLPYLCKELNLSSSQFILQHTEPIYHVQFIGFTPGFPFLSGLPATLAYPRKKTPRLKVPAGSVGIAGPQTGIYPEASPGGWQIIGRTPLKLFNINQSPPSFFRPGDAVQFTSISSSEFRSWSLNELNN from the coding sequence ATGACTACTTACAGGATTGACTTTATGGGTGATAGCGCCATCATTATACAACTTCATGCCGAGTTTAAACAAATTTTTTCTCTAATTCGTCACGTCACTAGAGTGATAGAAAATACTTTGGGTGATGAAATCCTTGATATTGTTCCTGCTTATCAGTCCATAACGCTCTATTACCCGCCTCTCACGCTTTACAGAGAGAAGCTTCTTGAAATAGATCATTTGGTAAAAATGGCATTGCAACACAACTCTTCTACCTCATCGCCTTCTCGAACACTGCAAATACCTGTCTGTTATGAAGAAAAGTATGCCATAGACTTACCCTACTTATGTAAAGAGTTAAATTTATCTTCATCCCAATTTATCCTTCAGCATACGGAACCGATTTATCATGTGCAATTTATCGGATTTACTCCTGGATTTCCATTTTTATCTGGACTGCCTGCCACACTCGCCTATCCACGAAAAAAGACTCCTCGCTTAAAAGTACCAGCAGGATCTGTCGGGATTGCAGGACCTCAAACAGGAATTTATCCAGAGGCTAGTCCTGGTGGCTGGCAAATCATTGGGAGAACACCGCTGAAGCTTTTCAACATTAACCAATCTCCGCCGTCCTTTTTTCGACCTGGAGATGCTGTTCAATTTACTTCCATTTCATCTTCAGAATTTAGGAGTTGGTCTTTAAATGAGCTTAACAATTAA
- a CDS encoding response regulator transcription factor — protein sequence MNILIVEDEKNLSRFLELELKHEGYDVKVVADGREAITVAIVEEWDLILLDVMLPSLNGIEVCRRVRKSKSTPIIMITARDGVMDRVSGLDSGADDYIVKPFAIEELLARIRAVDRRTASRLGLSTKLTVKDLSLEKEARILIRRNKEIDLTKREFELLLTFMENINIVLTREQLLDKVWGFDSEVETNVVDVYVRYVRNKLQHENNEHYIETVRGIGYVMRT from the coding sequence ATGAACATTTTAATAGTAGAAGACGAGAAGAACCTCTCGAGATTTCTTGAATTAGAACTAAAACATGAAGGATATGATGTCAAAGTAGTAGCCGACGGGCGAGAAGCGATTACTGTTGCTATTGTCGAAGAATGGGATTTAATCTTACTAGATGTTATGCTACCAAGCCTAAATGGAATAGAAGTGTGTAGAAGAGTACGGAAGTCTAAATCGACCCCCATTATTATGATTACGGCAAGAGACGGGGTTATGGATAGAGTTTCTGGGCTAGATAGTGGTGCAGATGATTATATTGTCAAACCCTTTGCAATCGAAGAACTACTTGCGCGAATTCGAGCGGTAGATAGACGAACCGCAAGTAGGCTGGGCCTGTCTACCAAACTTACGGTGAAAGATCTTAGTCTCGAAAAAGAAGCAAGGATATTAATAAGGAGAAACAAGGAGATCGATTTAACCAAACGTGAATTTGAACTACTTCTTACTTTTATGGAAAATATAAATATCGTACTAACTAGAGAACAACTATTAGATAAAGTCTGGGGATTTGATTCGGAAGTGGAAACAAACGTTGTAGATGTTTATGTGCGATATGTGCGAAATAAACTTCAACATGAGAATAATGAGCATTATATCGAAACAGTCCGTGGTATTGGATATGTGATGAGAACATGA
- a CDS encoding sensor histidine kinase has product MKRTSEWITVNSLKKKWAIASATIIFFTFTLFSVIQYVSLREWMLEEEKKGVTQALNDLFVFFQQRGPIITRQEILESRDLIQQILDRNQTVVIVNHLGQEVLSIESNSVSLANMPIKLINEKNTELFNYESNRYYLAQGPIQSREFNGHIIVVSPLTRFEQMMTNLFWLTVGLGVLALIISSIAGYQLAKRLSSPIKQLKDTISKIEKNGLQERVDLTHSHDEIGELLELFNRMMGKVERSFEQQQQFVEDASHELRTPLQIIEGHIRMLQRWGKSEPPVLEESLETSLEEIARLKGLVEDLLILTNHETKKVEYFKTDTLALVKKVLEDFRRLYPEFTFSLQSGKDLLLADISPQHLEQLLLILLDNSVKYSKERKELIVSIQTSGENVSVSIQDFGHGISKEDLPKIYRRFYRADKSRSRDSGGHGLGLSIARRIIEFNEGTLTLSSEIGQGTNAMVTIPLSRKTE; this is encoded by the coding sequence ATGAAAAGAACATCGGAGTGGATTACTGTCAATTCGCTAAAAAAGAAATGGGCGATAGCTTCTGCGACAATCATTTTCTTCACCTTTACCCTTTTTAGTGTGATTCAATATGTCTCCTTACGTGAATGGATGTTAGAAGAAGAAAAGAAAGGTGTCACCCAAGCCTTAAATGATCTTTTTGTCTTTTTTCAACAACGAGGTCCAATTATTACAAGACAAGAAATTTTGGAAAGTCGCGACCTTATTCAACAGATATTAGACAGAAACCAGACCGTGGTCATCGTAAATCACCTAGGACAAGAAGTACTTTCTATTGAATCCAATTCTGTATCCCTTGCTAATATGCCCATTAAACTGATAAACGAAAAAAATACTGAACTTTTTAACTATGAATCTAATCGTTATTACCTAGCACAAGGACCGATCCAATCAAGAGAGTTTAATGGTCACATCATTGTCGTCTCCCCTTTAACCAGATTTGAACAAATGATGACGAACTTATTCTGGTTAACAGTCGGTTTAGGAGTATTAGCACTCATAATTAGTTCAATCGCTGGCTATCAACTCGCGAAAAGGTTAAGTTCCCCAATTAAACAACTAAAAGACACTATTTCTAAAATTGAAAAAAATGGATTACAAGAACGAGTGGATTTGACCCACTCTCATGATGAGATTGGTGAACTGTTGGAATTATTTAATCGAATGATGGGAAAAGTGGAGAGAAGCTTTGAGCAGCAACAACAATTTGTTGAAGATGCATCTCATGAGCTCCGCACTCCGTTGCAGATTATAGAGGGACATATAAGGATGCTGCAGAGATGGGGGAAAAGCGAGCCGCCAGTGTTAGAGGAATCACTAGAAACCTCTCTTGAAGAAATTGCTAGACTTAAAGGGTTAGTGGAAGATTTGTTAATCCTAACAAATCATGAAACTAAAAAAGTAGAATACTTTAAGACCGACACACTGGCACTTGTCAAAAAGGTTTTAGAGGATTTTCGACGACTTTATCCTGAATTCACGTTCTCGCTTCAAAGTGGAAAAGATTTGTTATTGGCCGACATTTCTCCTCAACACCTTGAACAACTTTTACTAATCCTCTTAGATAACTCGGTGAAGTATTCCAAGGAAAGGAAAGAACTGATCGTGAGTATTCAAACTAGTGGTGAAAATGTTTCAGTTTCTATTCAGGATTTTGGCCATGGTATCTCAAAAGAAGATTTGCCTAAAATATATCGCCGTTTTTATCGAGCAGATAAATCAAGAAGTCGAGATTCGGGCGGTCACGGATTAGGGTTATCTATTGCAAGACGAATCATAGAATTTAATGAAGGTACTCTTACTCTATCAAGTGAGATTGGCCAGGGAACCAATGCAATGGTGACAATCCCCCTCTCCCGAAAAACTGAGTAA
- a CDS encoding 2-oxoglutarate dehydrogenase E1 component yields MKKHSNQDPWQQFSGPNLGYVMDVYEQYQNDPENVDPELRELFELYGSPYKRNTTKLSGIPEEDSSHEPTSYSKVVAAVQLADNIRRFGHLAADINPLGTRKLDTRRIELDSFNLTEEDLKHVPVQYICPDAPTHIKNGLEAIQHLKEVYTSKLAYEYSHVHELEEKNWLRQKIESASVPLTFSNDDKRQLLRRLAEVEGFETFVHRTFVGQKRFSIEGLESMVPFLDHLVQYSVQKGAKTVNIGMAHRGRLNVLAHVIGKPYEMIFAEFQHSPSKDLIPSEGSIGITYGWTGDVKYHLGADRQIKGANTVRARITLANNPSHLEVISPIVAGYSRAAQEERHENGYPKQSSESSYAIMIHGDAAFPGQGIVAETFNFSGLRGYSTGGSIHLIANNMIGFTTESYDSRSTKYSSDTAKGFEVPIVHVNGDDPEACLAAALMAYEYREKFNKDFVIDLIGYRRYGHNEMDEPMVTNPLMYSIISSHPTVKSLYADKLKNENIISGEEFEKMEKEIQEKLQASFEKVPKKEADPDIVMSPPEIVAKGLSNVDTSIDRVELENINNELLTWPEEINVFKKLGRILNRRKDPFQGKGKIDWAHAETLAFAGILKDGTPIRLSGQDSERGTFAQRHLVLHDVDSGKEYIPLHHIDGGKASFVVHNSPLTEVAVVGYEYGYNVFAPETLVLWEAQFGDFANMAQVMFDQFISSGRAKWGQKSGLVMLLPHGYEGQGPEHSSGRVERFLQSAAENNWTVANVSTASQYFHILRRQAAILQKEEVRPLVVMTPKSLLRNNLASATPDQLATGRFQPVLEQEGLGTNIEKVERLVLCTGKIGIELAEKLSNNQEHDWMHIVRVEEIYPFPKRQLTKILERYPNVNELLWVQEEPKNMGAWTFVEPNLRELDLESINIRYVGRRRRSSPSEGEPTVHKKEQERIITEAINR; encoded by the coding sequence ATGAAAAAGCATTCGAACCAAGATCCATGGCAACAATTTTCCGGACCAAATCTTGGTTATGTCATGGATGTCTATGAACAATATCAAAATGATCCAGAAAATGTTGATCCAGAACTACGGGAACTATTTGAACTATACGGTTCCCCGTATAAAAGAAACACAACCAAGTTAAGTGGGATTCCAGAAGAAGATTCTTCACATGAACCTACATCTTATTCAAAAGTGGTTGCTGCTGTTCAATTAGCAGATAATATTCGTAGATTCGGTCATTTAGCAGCCGATATAAACCCGTTAGGGACGAGAAAGCTAGACACTCGCAGAATAGAGCTTGATTCTTTTAATTTAACCGAAGAAGACTTAAAACATGTACCCGTTCAATATATTTGTCCGGATGCACCAACTCACATAAAAAATGGATTAGAAGCAATCCAGCATTTAAAAGAGGTTTATACGAGTAAACTGGCTTATGAATATAGCCATGTACATGAACTAGAAGAGAAAAACTGGTTACGTCAAAAAATTGAATCCGCATCGGTACCCCTTACATTCTCGAATGATGATAAGCGCCAATTATTGCGCCGCTTAGCGGAAGTAGAAGGTTTTGAAACGTTTGTTCATCGAACATTCGTTGGGCAGAAGCGTTTTTCCATTGAGGGTCTTGAATCCATGGTTCCGTTCTTGGATCATTTGGTTCAATATTCAGTACAAAAGGGAGCTAAGACCGTTAACATTGGCATGGCTCACCGTGGAAGATTAAATGTTCTAGCTCATGTCATCGGAAAACCTTATGAAATGATTTTTGCTGAATTCCAACATTCTCCAAGTAAAGACTTAATCCCATCTGAAGGTTCAATCGGTATTACATATGGATGGACAGGAGATGTGAAGTATCATCTTGGAGCAGACAGACAAATTAAGGGAGCCAATACAGTCAGAGCTCGAATTACACTCGCGAATAACCCAAGTCACTTAGAAGTAATTAGCCCAATTGTTGCCGGTTATTCACGAGCTGCTCAAGAAGAACGACATGAGAATGGTTATCCAAAACAATCCTCCGAATCTTCTTATGCCATTATGATTCATGGTGACGCGGCATTCCCAGGTCAAGGGATTGTTGCTGAAACGTTTAATTTCAGTGGTTTGCGTGGCTACTCTACGGGTGGTTCTATCCACCTTATCGCCAATAATATGATTGGGTTTACCACCGAAAGCTATGATTCTCGTTCGACGAAGTATTCTTCTGATACAGCCAAAGGATTTGAGGTCCCGATTGTACATGTTAATGGCGACGACCCTGAAGCATGTTTAGCGGCAGCGTTAATGGCGTATGAATATCGTGAAAAATTCAATAAGGATTTTGTAATTGACTTAATCGGATATCGTCGTTATGGCCATAATGAAATGGATGAACCAATGGTAACAAATCCATTAATGTATAGCATCATTTCATCACACCCTACAGTGAAATCACTTTATGCAGATAAGCTGAAAAATGAAAACATCATATCTGGCGAAGAATTTGAAAAAATGGAAAAAGAAATACAGGAAAAATTACAGGCTTCATTTGAAAAAGTGCCCAAAAAAGAAGCAGATCCAGATATCGTTATGAGTCCACCTGAAATTGTCGCCAAAGGATTATCGAATGTAGATACAAGCATCGATCGGGTTGAGTTAGAGAACATCAATAATGAATTATTAACTTGGCCAGAAGAAATTAATGTGTTCAAGAAATTAGGGCGTATTTTGAATCGACGTAAGGATCCTTTTCAAGGCAAAGGGAAAATTGATTGGGCTCATGCAGAAACACTAGCATTCGCTGGCATTCTTAAGGATGGTACTCCTATTCGTTTAAGCGGACAAGATTCAGAACGAGGGACATTTGCTCAGCGACATCTTGTTTTGCACGATGTTGATTCTGGGAAAGAATATATACCACTCCATCACATTGACGGGGGCAAGGCCTCTTTTGTAGTACACAACAGCCCATTAACAGAAGTTGCTGTCGTAGGATATGAATACGGTTATAACGTGTTCGCTCCTGAAACATTAGTATTATGGGAAGCTCAATTCGGTGACTTTGCCAATATGGCTCAAGTGATGTTCGATCAATTTATTTCTTCAGGTCGGGCAAAATGGGGCCAAAAATCAGGCTTGGTAATGTTATTACCACATGGATATGAGGGGCAAGGACCTGAACACTCTTCTGGTCGTGTGGAACGATTCTTGCAATCAGCCGCTGAAAATAACTGGACTGTTGCCAATGTTTCTACTGCAAGCCAGTATTTTCATATATTACGGAGGCAAGCAGCTATTCTTCAGAAAGAAGAAGTCCGACCACTCGTAGTTATGACTCCAAAGAGCCTTTTACGAAATAATTTGGCTTCCGCAACTCCTGATCAATTGGCTACAGGAAGATTCCAACCAGTGCTTGAACAAGAAGGACTAGGTACTAATATAGAGAAGGTGGAACGCTTGGTTCTTTGTACCGGGAAGATTGGTATTGAACTGGCTGAAAAACTATCGAACAATCAGGAACATGATTGGATGCATATTGTTAGAGTGGAAGAAATCTATCCATTCCCGAAAAGGCAGTTAACGAAAATTCTTGAGCGATATCCAAATGTAAATGAACTGCTTTGGGTTCAAGAGGAACCAAAAAATATGGGAGCATGGACCTTTGTAGAGCCTAATTTACGTGAATTAGACTTAGAGTCCATTAACATCCGTTATGTTGGTCGCCGCCGACGTTCAAGTCCGTCTGAAGGGGAACCAACTGTACACAAAAAAGAACAAGAGAGAATAATAACGGAAGCGATAAATCGCTAA
- the odhB gene encoding 2-oxoglutarate dehydrogenase complex dihydrolipoyllysine-residue succinyltransferase, translated as MAEIKVPELAESITEGTIAQWLKQPGDSVVKGEYIVELETDKVNVEVISEEAGVVQELKAAEGDTVEVGQVIALVGEGIASTKSQAPSEKESKEDSPQRKEENLHAKQEGDVNERRMIASPSARKLAREKGIDLTEIPTVDPMGRVRKQDVESFSHQSQETSQPAKQASSPAPMNAAPDTKPVEREKMSRRRQTIAKRLVEVQQTAAMLTTFNEIDMTNVMELRKRKKDKFFESHDVRLGFMSFFTKAVVAALKQYPYVNAEIQGDEVVLKKFYDVGVAVSTEDGLVVPVVRDCDRKNFAEIEGEILELATRARNNKLALSDLQGGSFTITNGGVFGSLLSTPILNGPQVGILGMHTIQLRPVAIDAERMENRPMMYIALSYDHRIIDGKQAVGFLAKIKFLLENPEDLLLEG; from the coding sequence GTGGCAGAAATTAAGGTACCAGAATTAGCAGAATCAATTACTGAAGGAACTATTGCACAATGGTTAAAGCAACCAGGTGATTCAGTTGTAAAGGGAGAATATATTGTTGAGCTTGAGACAGATAAAGTCAACGTTGAAGTCATATCAGAAGAAGCAGGTGTTGTACAAGAGTTGAAAGCTGCAGAAGGTGATACTGTCGAAGTGGGACAAGTAATTGCATTAGTAGGAGAAGGTATTGCTTCTACTAAATCTCAAGCTCCTTCGGAGAAAGAGTCAAAAGAAGATTCTCCACAAAGAAAAGAAGAAAATCTGCATGCAAAACAAGAAGGTGACGTGAATGAAAGACGTATGATTGCGTCTCCATCTGCTCGTAAATTGGCAAGAGAAAAAGGAATTGATTTAACTGAAATACCAACAGTTGATCCGATGGGACGCGTGCGAAAACAAGATGTAGAGTCCTTCTCTCACCAATCTCAAGAGACTTCTCAACCTGCAAAACAGGCGTCATCACCCGCTCCAATGAATGCGGCTCCCGATACAAAACCTGTTGAAAGAGAAAAAATGTCTCGTCGTAGACAAACCATCGCTAAACGATTAGTAGAGGTACAGCAAACGGCTGCGATGTTGACCACATTCAATGAAATTGATATGACAAATGTTATGGAGTTAAGAAAGCGTAAAAAAGATAAATTCTTTGAAAGCCATGATGTACGTTTAGGGTTTATGTCGTTCTTCACAAAAGCAGTTGTTGCGGCTCTAAAACAATATCCTTATGTAAATGCAGAAATTCAAGGGGATGAAGTCGTTCTTAAGAAATTCTATGATGTAGGTGTAGCAGTTTCTACAGAAGACGGCTTAGTCGTTCCGGTTGTTCGTGATTGTGATCGTAAAAACTTTGCAGAAATCGAAGGCGAAATTCTTGAACTTGCAACAAGAGCAAGAAACAACAAACTTGCTTTAAGTGACCTTCAAGGAGGTAGCTTCACGATTACAAATGGTGGTGTGTTTGGTTCTTTATTATCGACTCCAATTCTTAATGGCCCACAAGTAGGGATTTTAGGCATGCATACGATTCAATTACGTCCAGTTGCGATCGATGCTGAACGTATGGAAAATCGTCCGATGATGTACATTGCACTTTCTTATGATCACCGTATAATTGATGGCAAGCAAGCAGTTGGTTTCTTAGCCAAAATAAAGTTCTTGTTAGAGAATCCAGAAGATTTGCTTCTTGAAGGATAA
- the sda gene encoding sporulation histidine kinase inhibitor Sda — MKILSNEQLVAAYRDASKHGQEKDWIQLLKKELRQRGLTSFKHS, encoded by the coding sequence ATGAAGATTTTAAGTAATGAACAATTGGTGGCAGCCTATCGGGACGCATCGAAACATGGTCAAGAAAAGGATTGGATTCAACTGTTGAAAAAGGAACTACGACAAAGAGGATTAACTTCCTTTAAACACTCTTAA